One Seriola aureovittata isolate HTS-2021-v1 ecotype China chromosome 3, ASM2101889v1, whole genome shotgun sequence genomic window, ATCTGAACAATAAAGGCACAAAGCTGCTGCTCCTTGTGCATATGAGGACGCCAGAAGCCATGGTGCACAGCGAGCAAATTCAATGAGTGCATATAAACTGGAGGCTAAGATAAAAGCGATACAGAGCGCATGCACATTTGGAACCTAAAACTTCAACCTTTCCTGATACACGATACATTTCAACAATTAAGGTGAACAGCAGGTTCTAATGGAACCAACAAtatcagtattttaatattggcTACTCAGAAATATATTGAACTTGGTGAGCAGTATTTACATGGCTAAATCACAAGGAAGGTCTGCTACACAGTCCTGAGGCAGGCCAGCTGAACTTCCATTCCATTGGCCATTTAATCTATTCATTTCTTAATTATACAAAATGTGATTGTAGTCTCTTTTAGACAAGATCTCAATGAAAACAACCGGTAGTATGAAATCTGATGCCGAAAATCTACCCAGGAACTGAAGCTGCTggatatttttgctttatttcctGTATTAATGACCACTAGCTCGCCAGCCTTAACCGGCTACACTGGTGTCTGTCACTCTACCCTCTCTACTTGCAACACGTTGGGTGCACATGTATGGGTGCATGTGCATGGATCAACTGTCTGCGCCCATGCATGTGCAaacagcaagaaagtgaaatgACACGAAGATGGCACTTTGGATACCCTTCAGGGTAAATCAACTAGGGcatgtgaaaatgtattcagCACTTTTAGCAATTCTTTCAGCCAGGACAGTGTCACCTGCAATTAGTCAATAATGTCAAGTGATCTATTTATATCTGGGTGTGTCATTACCTCCCAGCGCATCTCCCCTCACCACAGTTTGTAAGCTTCTCCATCTGGTGTGGAAGTCATTAAATAAACAGACCTTGCAGTGAGAATATTAGCATTTACTCGCAGCGGCATTATCAACAGCAGTTCGACAGCCATTATGAACACACCTAATTAAGTTTTGCTTGAATTTCTCTGGTACCTCACGTGTCCCATAAGAATGACCctgtctttgtgttcatgtaaaaCAAAGATTAGGATCAAATAGCTTCTATTGAATGCACTCTCAGTGATTACTCTTGCTATTAAAAAAACTCTGTCTTTTCCCTTCCTGCAATTTAGCCACTACAGCTTTTAAATCTCTGCCAACTGACCTACTGTCCTCTCTACCAGGATAGCAGCACTTGACCCATCTGATGTGGCTTCAACTCTGggccaaaacaaagagaagcatGAAGAGGAACATGCAAAAGCCATGTCAGACCTCCCGCCCAGCTCCACAGAGGAATTGGCCAACactggaccaggaccagactCCTCACAAGACCTCAGGACTTCCATTCTCTAGGGGGTCCAACTGTTTGTGTATTCCTACTGTATCAAATAACACCCAAAAAGCCACTCTTCACCCCTGCACCCAATCCTAATTTACCCTGACACCCAGTGAATTATCCTGTCTCAAACCCTGATCCAACACAGACTGCCTTGGAGTCCGACTGTAATAACTACTGTATATGTAACACATTTGTATTTGATGTGTAtgactgtatgtctgtctgtgcgAGTATATGTGGAAATTGAAAGAAAGAGATACTGTAACACATTTGGCATCTGTGAATGTGTGGAAGCAAAAATTCTCTGTGCATGTATGCGAGTGTAAATGTGATAAAAAGTGTTATGAATCTAGTTTGATGTCTGTACTCTCTTTAGACTAGAAAGAGCTTgttaagaaatgtttttcatacTGACCACATCAGTGAAGCTGAACAAAGCTGTTAAAAACCATGTAAAAAAGGGGCAGCGGGCATGAACAATTTTCCCATTTTATCAGCAGTTCAGTATGATTTATTCACTGTGCTCTGACAGAACCATAGAGTGCCACATCTGCACAGTCTCATTAAAATGTACAACATTAGcctacaagaaaaaaaatagatttttaattaCTGAGATGACGTTtaaaacttgatttgatttttattccACATAACTCCTGACCTTTGTATCATCATTTGTGATTTGAAAGTaccaaattaaaatgataatattgAATGTGTGCTTTTCTTTTGCCTCCCAGTATGGATTTTCCTCTAGTTGCTCTGCAGGGTACGGTGTAAATGTTTGCTAATTTAAGCACCCAAATTAAGTAATTATAGGGAACAAATGACTAATTTGTGTGCACAAATTATCAAGAATTTTCCCCCAGACACCTGTCTGCCTCCACAGATAACAAACTATTACCATGTTTTTACTTGGCTGACAGTGAGTAAATTCACTCAAGTATGACTTCAGCATGAATGCTATCTCACAGTCAAGTCTTTTATTGTGTGAGTGACCACACAGACTGGCGTCATTTGGGTTATGATCACAAGGCATGTGAATGAGTGTTTGAGAAAGCGCTTGAACCCTCAAGTGTATCCAtgtgtactgtgtactgtgcactgtgcatgtgcacgcacgtgtgtgtgtgtgtgtgtgtatgtgcatgtatgtgtgtgtgtgtgtgggtgcttACACAAGCTCCAGAGAGGTCTGGTCATGCGCTCGATAGCTATTTAAGCCAGGAGAGGGGAATGGGCCGACTCTTGGGGGGATACAGttctgcagacagagaggagcagcatgCACAGTCAGAGGTAGGGGCAACACATTACACCGATGCTTTTTCACAGAATGCACTGCAGAATACAATGAGTCTTGCAACTCACAGTGTGAGTAGCTGCTTCAGTACCATTTACAATCTCAAAGTGAGCATCGGGCTATTGTACAGTTCAGCTATTGgcaaaattagttttatttgagatgatataaaacagattCCCACAAAACAACCAATGTTGCACTGGCTGAGTATTATTATATTCCTAACAAAGGCACTGCATTCAATCATTTATAATACACAGCATTTCTGCAAAAGTGCAACATGCAAAacgcagttttttttttttttttttaattggtaaCTTTACTTGGGTGGTTGTTATCACTATTCTGCTGTAAAATAACGGCTCCTGACAAATTATTAGTCTCCTCTCATTCTTCCCTAATCAACAGGCTTCAAAAGACAAGCAAATCTAACTACAAAAATGGTTGAAGCAAACCATTTCTTGCCATCTATTGTTGAAAGCTTTTCTGAACTTGTAAGAGTTGAAAGCTAATGGCTTTGTGAATTATGAATAATGACTCGTACTGCCTGCAGGGGCGTGTAAGAAGTTTCAGAATAATGTTAAGAAAACTGGCtgtattcaattttttttttttgtcttgatcTTACCAAATGTgtgctgggataggctccagccccttACAACCCCGAACATGATAAGTGGTTTAGAAAaagatgggtggatggatggatggatgtaaaACAATAATTCTCAAGATGTAAAATGTGTCTACTTTCTCAATGTGTTTCTAAAATTCCTAACCTATTCATCGCCCTAAAATTAACTCCCTTCTTTCACCTTCCTTATTTCTGGATTTTGATAGCATGTGGAGAGCTGGTCTCCTGGCGGTGACCCTAGGTGCCACCCTAACGCTGGCCCAGTTCCCCCGGGACTGCATTACCCCAGAGGGGCTGCGGAGTGGCCAGTGCTGCCCGTCCATTACAGGGGCGGCAGGGGACGAATGTGGTTCCAGCACAGGAAGGGGTCAGTGTGTGTCCATCGCAGCAGACAACCGCCGCCACGGACCCCAGTACCCTTATGCTGGCCgagatgacagagagaggtggCCGCTGAGATTTTTCAACCGCACGTGCCAGTGTAATGGGAATTTCAGTGGCTATAACTGTGGGCAATGCCGACATGGGTTAACTGGACCAAACTGTGATCAGAGGATCTCTGTGGGTAAGAGAATGAATGCTGTCTAAACTCAGCACTGGCGACCTAAAAATTCAGTCCTAAAAAGTATATCTCCGACTGCACCCTTAAAGATCTCAGTGGGCCTCAAAAACGTAGGAAAATACATCAGCCAAAGGAATGAAGGCTACATTTATTGTTGGCCAAAAGAAATGCCTGttaatttttaataacattttcctctcttccctgtTCCTTCGTTCCCCACACCTCAACAACCCCATATTCTCACTCTCCCTGCCTTCCTGTCTTCATCTACTCCATTAACCTCACTCCAGTGAGGAGGAATATCATGCAGATGAGCACATCTGAGAAGCAGGCATTTGTGAACGCTCTAGACCAAGCTAAGAGGACTGTCCACCCTGACCTGGTCATCTGTACAAGACGGTACCCAAGCATTTTTAACAGTTACATAATTCCAACTATTCTGTATAGtcttaattgtaattttaaaaaatgctaaaGAATACTTAAAAATTGATTTAACGACCTAATTTCAAAGGGGGATTGATCTTCACTCAGCCAGTCTTTGCTCTTGAATCACGACTGAGGAACAAACAGCCGAGCTTTGCCCGAGGACCCGCAGGCTCAGTCTAGCTGAATCTGGCAGTTGAAAGCTCAGTAATATAGCTATGGGTGAACCCATGCTGTGTTTTGAAAATTATCagttaaaatcatgaaaatttCTCATGGCAGCTTTCTTTTTAAGCTGCAGGTAGAAGAGCAAATTATCAGTTTAGCCGGGAGTAAGGGGATTTATAGTCTTCTAAGTAACAGCACATAAATCTGTGAATAACCTCCTTCCAAATCAGCTGAGGGTTGTAGTAGATTCATTTTTGAAGTAGTTCTCAGAAGCCCTTTTAACCTCCTAgtcaaaaaatttaatttttcctGTATTAATAACCACGCCCAGGTTTTTAGCTACAGTCCCCCTAGGCAACTTCATGCAGAAATAAAACGTACATAGTCTCTATCAATTTGTAATTCACCTATATCCTCTCAAATCAATGGATGTTATTACAAGGACATCTAAGAGCAGTGTGGAGGCAAAATAAACAAGGTGACATGTCTTCCATTCCTCTTTAGGTACCAGGAGGTGTTTGGGCCTGATGGCAACACGCCCCAGTTTGAGAACATCACCATTTACAACTACTTTGTTTGGAGCCACTACTTCTCTGTCAGTAAAACCTACCTGGGGCCAGGCCAGACCAGTTTTGGAGGTGTAGACTTCTCCCACGAGGGCCCGGGTTTTGTCACCTGGCACCgttttcatctgctgcaacTGGAGAGAGACATGCAGGTGAGTACAgagaagggaagggagggggacggtggaaagaaaaagagggaaggagaggaggcttTTGGGCTGATGAAGGAagtgaagaggaaaggaaagagtttGGGGATCTGAAGAGATGGAGTGGAAAGCTATCCTAGAGGAGAATggggagcagggagggaggagaacagACAGAGGTAAGAGAGAAATATACTGAGGTGGAAAGTGGGAGGAAAATGGTATGAAAAAGTGACAAGTGCGCAAGTGCGTTTAAAGCGCAAAGAAAGTGAGAAGGAGCTAGAAAtgtctctttacacacacacacacacacacacacacacacacacacacacacatacacacacaccagtcaaTCCAGCCACTAACACCTGCCTTCTTCCATCTATTATTCCATCTGTGCAGGACATGCTGGGTGACCCCACCTTCGCCCTGCCCTACTGGAACTTTGCCATCGGAGGCAGCGAGTGCGACATCTGCACTGACGACCTGCTGGGAGCCAGGAGCACCTTTGATATGAACTCGATCAGCTCTAACTCCGTGTTCTCCCAGTGGAGGGTCATCTGTGAGAGTGTGGATGACTACGACTCTTTGGGCACCATCTGCAACAGTGAGCACAGtcgcagaaacacacacactatatctCAACTCTGCAAGAGAGCGGTGCTGATATACAACATAGTCTCGGCTGCATCAGAAAAGAGGGCAAAGAGCTCATAAAGAGAGCATGTAGAACATAAGCTGCTATAAATAACACCACACAGCTGTTGTGCTGCATTAGATATTGCTCGATATTAGTTTAGTTGAAACTACTCTACTTGTTAAACACTGCCTTCTGAGTTACTGCGTGCTTCTTAAAACCCTGgattttgaaacattttctgatttagTGACCCTAATTTCTCTACAGCAGACATcagtacatactgtagtttTTCAAGTGTTAATTCCCAATGGGTCAGGAGGTTTAGACTGGAATAAGAGAACTCTGTGTAACACTGTGGTAAGCTAGACTTTAGGTGATCAGATTTGCAGGGATTGGCTCTTATTCCACAGTGGCACCAGATTACTACCCTAAATCACTACATTTCCTTctgttttcaaataaaacacattcatacagtattttcttttcatgtggaATTGTGGAATAATTAAGAATGTCAATCCGCTCTACTACAAACACATGAAAGGTCCTCCGCTTGGAATAACTTGCATATGCATAAGGAAAACGGCTGAGGAAATTCAGTAACAGGTAGAACATGTGAGTGGCCAACGTGCGAGCGATCTGTCTCATTAATCCCCTTGGAGAGTCACGACAGGCCTGGTATTTCCTGCGTCAACAAGCAACATCACCTTAAATGGGTTGGGGGGGTGCTTcatttgtgcatgtgcttgttgAAGACAGGAATCTAGCAGTCTACTGGTTCCTTTGATCTAAGGGAATAGTcttcaaacagacagacaactcAGTTATGTAGCCTTCTGTTTATGTGcccatgcgtgtgtgtgtaggagagaaagcacaaaaaaaaaaaaagatcacgcatgcaggagaaaaaaaaaacaaaaaacttctGTTCAGTCACAAAGCTCCCACTCACTACTGTTGACTTTTAGTGaataattaaaatagaaaactgCCATCCTGTCATGTTTAAGGCTGATTAAACTAGTCTACTCTCCCACATAGAATTAGAAAGTGGTTAAATAATACAACATTTCTAATcatctttctttccatttctgtGGGGACCACTGGCCTAAATCTGAAACACATTCTCAATGCCCCactaaccaaaaaaaaaaaagtcactgttgAAGTTATCCTCTGTCTGAGTGCAGAGgtaattatatttttacttcagttaGATAATACCAGCTCTGGTTCTGTCTTTATCACCCAGACACGGAAACCAGTCCCATCAGGAGGAACCCAGCCGGCAACGTGGCACGGCCCATGGTGCAAAGGCTGCCGCAGCCCCAGGATGTGTTGGACTGTCTGGAGCTCAACACGTTCGACACTCCTCCTTACTACTCAACCTCCTCTGAGAGCTTCAGGAACACCATTGAAGGTGCACAGTCATGCTTCAAGGGGTCAGAATCAAAGCAACACTTAACATCCTCCCATCAACCAAAGGGGGCTATTCAAGTCTCAGCTCACAAGTACAGAGCTGCTGAAGTGCTGCGTGACTGCACAGATACAAAACACAATGcctgaaacatacacacaaactagATCCTCTACCCACATGCACATATGGTTAGATCCAATACAGCATTTGTTGCTCCTAATTTTGGTAAATCAGTGCTTTCATTTAATGgctttgttgttctgttttttctAGGCTACAGTGCCCCACAGGGGATGTACGACCCGGTGATCCGCAGCCTCCACAACCTCGCCCACCTCTTCCTCAACGGGACAGGTGGACAGACTCACCTGTCACCCAATGATCCCATCTTTGTCCTGCTGCACACCTTCACCGATGCAGTCTTTGACGAGTGGCTCCGCAGGCACCAACCAGGTATTCACAGACTGAACTAGGTGCAGATACAGAAACGTGACTCACTCTGAAGGATAAATAGATGGGTAAACCTATTTGTCTCATCTTGCAGGTGAAATAGTGTACCCTGAGGAGAACGCACCGATTGGACATAACCGCAGGTTCAACATGGTTCCTTTTTGGCCCCCTGTCACCAATGCTGAGATGTTTGTCTCTGCCCCAGAAAATCTAGGATACTCCTATGAGGTCCAGTGGCCATGTGAGTTgcagcacacattcacacacgcacatacacacaccaaaataaCCATACCCAAATACCTCAATTGACATCCCTTCTTTTTCCATAGCTCGTGCCTACACCCTGTCTGAGATCATCACCATAGCTATTGTTGCGGCAGTGCTGGTGCTGGCAGTGGTGGGCGGTGTCATCGCCTGTGCTGTACGCGCCCGTTCCTACCGCTCAGCTGAGGCCTTAGAGCCACTGCTCGGAGAAACTTTCCGACGCTACTCAGAGGACGAGCGGAGGTTGGACAAATCACAGTCTGTTGTCTAAATCTATGCCTTTCTAGAGAGGCCTTAACATTTGCGTttgtgtaactttttttttttttttttttttttttaaatactccCACTTCTTTTAATAAAGGTGAACTGGTTTCAAACCCAGACCCTGTGTCAGTGTGATCATATTTACTATAAACTGCGGGGCTGCCTGAGTTTTTGTTTGACACATATAGAGAAACAGATCAAGTTGTAACCAAGATCTCTGACAGCCTAGAGCAGCTCAGTTTATAGTGAATCGGCAAGAAGATACAAGTATTCATTTACTGGCCTTTTTAACTGTACTGGATATTTAAATTCAATGATGACTCTTGACATGATCTTATACTCTAAAAGATAATTTCTccctttcactttcatttcctcAGCTCCCAGCTACATGAATCATGATGCTTCTATATTCATGCAGATAAGAGTGAATTATATGCTGTAACTGTATGAACAGACCACAGACAGATCTTAATACTAGAGGCCTTTTTCTGCAGGAGCAAATTTGCTTGTCTGAAGCCTCAGGCTAACAAGCAAAACACACCACTTGTATGTTGCCTCTAACCGATGAGTCAGATCAAGTCCATGCAAATTTCCATATGTTcataacagcacacacactgccctCATGTGGATACAACATGTTACTGCAACATGATTCAATTAATAAGTTATTTGCTTTTTCCACAATAATCTTACATT contains:
- the tyrp1b gene encoding tyrosinase-related protein 1b; translated protein: MHSQSMWRAGLLAVTLGATLTLAQFPRDCITPEGLRSGQCCPSITGAAGDECGSSTGRGQCVSIAADNRRHGPQYPYAGRDDRERWPLRFFNRTCQCNGNFSGYNCGQCRHGLTGPNCDQRISVVRRNIMQMSTSEKQAFVNALDQAKRTVHPDLVICTRRYQEVFGPDGNTPQFENITIYNYFVWSHYFSVSKTYLGPGQTSFGGVDFSHEGPGFVTWHRFHLLQLERDMQDMLGDPTFALPYWNFAIGGSECDICTDDLLGARSTFDMNSISSNSVFSQWRVICESVDDYDSLGTICNNTETSPIRRNPAGNVARPMVQRLPQPQDVLDCLELNTFDTPPYYSTSSESFRNTIEGYSAPQGMYDPVIRSLHNLAHLFLNGTGGQTHLSPNDPIFVLLHTFTDAVFDEWLRRHQPGEIVYPEENAPIGHNRRFNMVPFWPPVTNAEMFVSAPENLGYSYEVQWPSRAYTLSEIITIAIVAAVLVLAVVGGVIACAVRARSYRSAEALEPLLGETFRRYSEDERRLDKSQSVV